TCTCTTGATTACTTTGATAGCTACAGAAGCGCCCGTCTCCCTCAAAATCTCACTCAGGCACAAAGAGATTATTTCGGCGCCCACACCTATGAGCGTACAGATAAACCAAAAGGTGAATTTTTCCATACGGAATGGATGCAAGGCTAATTAATCAAAAGGGCAAGGGGCAAGGGTTAAATAAATTATGAATTATGAATTATGAATTATTACCTCCCTTTCCCCCCCTTTCCAAAGCAGGGCGTTTTCATTCTCAAAAATGTCAAATTCTGAAACTAGCTAAGGGTATTAAGTACAGAAGTTTTTAACTACCAATAAATCAATTAATAGAAAAAATCTTCCCTTTCTCCCTGAATCTCCCCCCTTGAGAAGCAGGGCGTTTTCATTCTCAAAAATGTTAGTTTCTCAAACTAGCCAATAATCTGAAATTCAGAGGTTTTTAACTACTAATAAATCAATTAATAGTAAAAAATCCTCCTGTCTCCCTGAATCTCCCCCCTTTTTAAGGGGGGTTGGGGGGGATCATCCTTATATTGTCTTCTTGTCAAAAACAAATCAATTTTGATCCTGACTTTGAAAACACCCCCTTTCCAAATCTAATTGTAACGGTCTAAAAGCGTCTGTAATCCCCCTTGAAAACCTGAACCAACAGCATTAACGCGCCATTCACCACCTTGATTATAAACTTCCGCCATGATTACTGCCGTTTCCACTGAAAAATCTTCGCTCAAATCATATCGCAAGACTTCTTCCTTGGTTTGTACATCCACAAGACGAAAATAAGCATTTCTTACCTGTCCGAAATTCTGCTTTCTCTTGTCAGCTTCATAAACAGTCACCGTGACGACAATTTTTTTTACTTCCGTTGGTACTTTTCTCAAGTCAACAATTAAACCCTCGTCGTCGCCTTCCCCTTCTCCGGTGCGATTATCTCCCAAAAGTTTGACAGATTGATCCGCATCGGGGCTAATAAGATTATTGTAAAAGATAAAATGTTTGTCGGATAGGAGTTTTTCATTATCACCTAGTAAGAATACGGAAACATCGAGGTCAAAATCAGCGCCCGTATCCGTAGCATTGACATCCCAACCCAAACCGATGAAACCTGCCACCAAACTGGGGGCAATTTTAGATAATGAAATTCTTTGTCCTTTTTGTAGTGAAATACCCATAATTTAACCTATGAAATTTAGTGATCTTGTTGCCCATTTATCCCCTGAAGCCCACAGCTTAACTTCTCACCCGGAGATTAACCCAGATATTACGGTGATTGTACCTATCGAAGCAAGTAACAACCCCACCAGCGCCCTCAGCCTTAGCTATATCGAAGGGGATAAGTATAAGAAAATGGTAACAGAAACTACCGCTTCTGCGTTGATTTTACCATTAGATCAGGAATTACAAGCGGAAGCGACTGAAAGGGGCATTGCTTGGTTAAGTTCGAGTTATCCTCGTCTCATTTTCGCCAAAACTCTCAATTTATTTTATCAACCCTATAAACCTTCACCGCAAATTCATCTCAGCGCCCTCCTCGCTGACGGTGTCATAGTAGGGGAAAACGTTTCCATTGGTGCTAATGTGGTTATCGAAAAAGGGGTTAAAATCGGCGATGATGTCTGTATCCATCCTAACGTGGTCATTTACCCTGATTGCATCATCGGTAATGGTACTGTCCTTCATAGTAATTGTACCATCCATGAACGGACGCAAATAGGTGCTAATTGCGTTATTCATAGTGGGGCGGTGGTGGGCGCTGAGGGTTTTGGTTTTGTGCCAATTCCTGACGGTTGGTATAAGATGCCCCAAACCGGTTGCGTTATCCTCGAAGATGGGGTAGAAATTGGCTGTAATAGTACAATAGATCGCCCTGCCATTGGTGACACGCGCCTTGGTAAAAACACGAAGTTAGACAATTTAGTCCACATCGGGCATAATTGTCAAATTGGTGCTAATTGTGCTTTTGCGGGGCAAGTGGGGTTAGCTGGAGGGGTGAAAATTGGTAATCGAGTCATTTTAGCGGGGCAAGTGGGTATTGCTAATCAGGCGGTAATTGGTGATGGCGCTACGGCAACGGCACAAACGGGTATCACCCATAATGTCAAAGCGGGGGATGTGGTTTCTGGCACTCCTTCCCTGCCTCACCATTTATATTTAAAAGTCTCTGCCATGACTAAATATTTTCCTGAAATGTATAAGTTTTTTCGTCAATTAGAAAAAGGGCAAAGGGAAAAGGGCAAAGTTAAAAGCTGAGTAGGTTTCAGGCTTTAGGTTGCAGGTTTCAGGTGTAATTTTCAAACCTAGCTAAGACGCATTTAAATTACCGTTTATACTAAGTCTTAAAAATAACTCAAACGCTGACCTGTTGCCTCTTGCCTACCTCCACCAGTAAACTTAAATGCAAACTAACTGCCCCGACATCTCCCCTCACCAAAATACTTTTTTTAGTAAACCCTAAATAAGACAATGATTAATCAATTTTTATCTTTTTTTTTACAAAAAAATTGCCCTCTATGCCAGCGCCCTTCACCGCAAATCATCTGTAATTATTGTGAACAAAAAATTAAAAGTGAGCAAAGAGATTTAAAGGAATGTATTATAAAAATTAAAGATTATCAAATTATAATATGGGGAAAATATGATGGCTATTTAAAAAGAGCAATTACCGATTTAAAGTATAATAATAAACCAGAATTAGCGAAATTATTAGGTACTTATTTAGGAAAACTGTGGTTAAATTTTTACAAAAATAAATTAATAGAAAAATATACCGTAGTTCCTATTCCACTACATCCTAAAAAAATAAAAATTAGAGGTTTTAATCAAGCAGAATTAATCGCCGATGGTTTCTGCGAAATTACTGGTTTTCCTCATCTTCCCCACCTCTTATCACGGGTGAAAAATACCGAAGCTATGTTTAGTTTAACTCCCAGTCAAAGACAAGCCAATATTCATCAGGCTTTCACCATCGGCAAAGATTATCACCGTTTTAATCGTCTTTCTGAGGTGATTATTATTGATGATATTTATACCACAGGCACAACCGTAGAAGAAGCCATTAAAGTTTTACATACTTTACAGATTAAAGTACAAGGGTTAGGGGCGCTGGCATCTAGTCGATAGGTTATTTTACTGCTAATATTATTTTGGGGTTTCTGAAAAAGTATTTTGGTGAGGGGAGGTGTCAGGTGTCGGGTGTCAGGTTTCAGGTAAAATTCTTATAAATTAAAGAGTTAAGCCAAATAATTATTTTTTTATAACTTCCTTTTTTTTATCAATAACTTTTTATTTGGGGATCAAAAATGTAGATTTTTTGGAGAAAAAAGATTATTTTTGGCACTTTTTTTGAGTTATAGTCATTTAAATTAAGATTGAGACAAATTGAAAAATTTTGTAGGGTGGGGTGTGCCTCGCCACTTGACACTTTGCGACTACTCTTATTAAGAGAAAAGTGTCTCATTGCTATTTAAAACGACTATATATTTTGCTTAAAACTTTTGTTTTAAAAGGGTTTTGATTTATTTAGCAAACCTTATTTAGAAAGCTCATCAACAATTTGATCAGTGCGCTTGTTATTATATTTTGTATTCTTGAGATGATCTGGTTTTTTTTCTGCGGATAAAACATTAGTTATGGCACTACGAGTATTAAAACTTGTTTCCTTGAAAGGTGTCGGTAAAAACTTATCGCCAAAACCGATAAAAACAATTAATAAAAGTGGGCTTATTTTTAGTAAATAAAATAAACCATAACCAGTAAGGCTGGTAACATTACCAACAAATTTATTCATTGCGCTCATAATTTCACCACAGAAATTAACATTGTTATCATAGGATACCCAGCGCCCTTCACCCAAGTATCATAACTTAATAAATTTCAGTATATTTGACTAGAAATTGTGGGTTAAGTGTCTAAGATGTGGCGAAAAAGTTGAGAAAGCAAGGGAAATAATAATTCATAATTCATAACTCATAATTCATAATTCATTCCCTGGGTTAAGTGTCTAAGATGTGGCGAAAAAGTTGAGAAAGCAAGGGAAATAATAATTCATAATTCATAACTCATAATTCATAATTCATTCCCTGGGTTAAGTGTCTAAGATGTGGCGAAAAAGTTGAGAAAGCAAGGAAAATAATAATTCATAATTCATAACTCATAATTCATAATTCATTCCCTATGTATTCCATCAGCAAAGAAACAGCTACCATCAAAACCCGTGACGGTGTCAACCTTGTTGCCGACATTTATCGCCCTCAAACCACCGAAAAATTACCCATACTATTGATGCGTCAGCCTTATGGTAGGGCCATTGCCTCCACCGTAGTATATGCGCACCCCCGTTGGTATGCCCAACAGGGTTATATTGTTGTGATTCAAGACGTAAGAGGTAGAGGCGATTCGGGTGGAGAATTTGAATTATTTAGCCACGAAATTGCCGACGGGGAAGATACTTTGCAATGGTTAAGTAATCTGAATGGTAGTACGGGTGAAGTGGGAATGTATGGTTTTTCTTATCAAGGTATGACTCAGTTATACTGCGCTATTAGTGGGGGAGGGGCGCTGAAAACCATCTGCCCAGCAATGGTTGCCTATGATTTATACTCAGATTGGGCGTATGAAAATGGTGCTTTTTGTCGTGAATTGAATTTAGCATGGGCGCTACAACTCAGCGCCGAAACAGCGCGCCTCAAACAAGATTTACACGCTTATTCTATCCTTTATTTTGCCTCTCGAAATCTTCCTGATCGATATATTCCTTCTCAGGTGGAAGAAGTGTTGCGGAAATACTGCCCTAGTAATTTTTATTATCAATGGTTAAAACATTCAGAAAATGACGACTATTGGCAACAATTATCTCCTTCTAATTATTTTGAAAATGTGGATTTACCAATGTTACATATCGGCGGTTGGTTTGATAATTATTTGCGCGGGACAATGAATTTATATCAAAAAATGACTAAAAAAAGTCATTTTCAACAAAGTTTAATTATTGGACCTTGGGCGCATTTGCCTTGGGGTAATAAAAGAGGTAGTCAGTTTTACTCAACTAATGCTAATAATGATATTAATGAAATTCAAATTCAATGGTTCGATTATTATTTAAAGGGTAAAAAAAATACTGATTTAATTCCTAAAAATATTAAATTATTTGTCATGGGAGCGAATAAATATATATTTGCAGAAAAGTTTGATGGTCAAAATAATATAAACTTTTACTTAAACAGTACAGGATTAGCTAATATTAGAGATGATGACGGAAAATTAATCAATGATAATATAGAAAATATTGAAAATTCAGAAGATACTATAGTTAATGATTTTTGGCGCCCGTCACCGAGTTTAGGAGGGCATTATAGTAGTAATGCAGGAAGTTTTGAAAGGAGAGAGTTAAATAATCGCAGTGATATTCTTACCTATACTTCAGCGCCCTTCACCACAGATTTAACGATTATGGGTGACGTAGAAATTGAATTATATGTGATATGTGAAAGAGAAACTTTTGATATTAATGCGGTATTATCAGAGGTAAGAGAAGATGACACAATTTATAATTTCACTCAAGGTTATAAAAGAGTGAAAAATCATCAGCAAACATCAACAAAAGTAACTTTTAAATTACAACCAACCTGTTATGAAATAAAACGGGGAAGAGCGCTGAATTTGAGTATTAGTAGTAGCGCTTTTCCTGCCTTTAACTTGAATCAGGGAAATCCTCATTTATCAGATAATTTTGACTTAGACAATCAAACTCTTACTTTAACCGTTTTATCAGGAAAAAATTACCCTTCTCGTTTAAAAGTTGATGGAGTGCGCTGAAAAAGTGGTGTCGTGAAGACAAATTGACAATGGATGATTAATAATCTTAGTTCAATTTATTGAACGAGATACTATTAGCCGTGTAATATCAGGTTCGCTTAAATAGTTACAATTAAATATCTGCTGAAAACTCAAAATACAGACTTTGTTTTATAAGTGATTATCCGAACTTGATATAATTCATTACACGGTGGGTAAATTACTTGATATTGTCTAAATTATTCAAGACACCCTAATTAATCATTTGAAAAGTAAATTTAAGTTGATTATTGCGCCCTAAAATTAGGCTATCCCCTGATTTTACCAGCGCCCTTCCCCCTTTTTTAAGTTTCTGATTGTTAAGAAATGTACCATTAGCACTTCCTGCATCCTCAATATAACAACCTTCAGAGCTAACATATAAATAAAAATGACGGCGAGAAATAACATCGCTATGGGGTAAAGGGGATAAATCCACATCAATTTTATACTCATCATTGACACGACCAACAGTTATAATCGGTTGATTGAGAGGTATGATAAAAACTTTTTGGCTAGTTTCATGAATGAGATTAAAACTAGCTGGAGTAGTTTCTAAAACTGTCGCTTCTGAGTTGATTTTTGTTGATAAATCCTCCATAATTGTTGGCTCATTATTAAGGTTAATATTATTGGCTAAATAATGGCTAGTTTGTTTACTTTCAGCGATAACTGCTTTTTGCTTTTCTATTTCGATTTGAGCAATTTTGTCTAAGGAATTATCTAAATCAGTGGGTGCATTTTCATCGACGGAGGGCGCTATCTTTTTACTTTTTGGCTTGAATATTAAACCGATATCTAATTCTGTTTTTTCGATTTCTGGGGTGGGGTGAAGGGCGCTGGATTCAGTCAAAGGTGAAATTGTTATCCCACAATTATCACAATATTTACTATAGTCTTGATTTTGGTGTCCACATTGAT
The window above is part of the Cyanobacterium sp. T60_A2020_053 genome. Proteins encoded here:
- a CDS encoding CocE/NonD family hydrolase, whose product is MYSISKETATIKTRDGVNLVADIYRPQTTEKLPILLMRQPYGRAIASTVVYAHPRWYAQQGYIVVIQDVRGRGDSGGEFELFSHEIADGEDTLQWLSNLNGSTGEVGMYGFSYQGMTQLYCAISGGGALKTICPAMVAYDLYSDWAYENGAFCRELNLAWALQLSAETARLKQDLHAYSILYFASRNLPDRYIPSQVEEVLRKYCPSNFYYQWLKHSENDDYWQQLSPSNYFENVDLPMLHIGGWFDNYLRGTMNLYQKMTKKSHFQQSLIIGPWAHLPWGNKRGSQFYSTNANNDINEIQIQWFDYYLKGKKNTDLIPKNIKLFVMGANKYIFAEKFDGQNNINFYLNSTGLANIRDDDGKLINDNIENIENSEDTIVNDFWRPSPSLGGHYSSNAGSFERRELNNRSDILTYTSAPFTTDLTIMGDVEIELYVICERETFDINAVLSEVREDDTIYNFTQGYKRVKNHQQTSTKVTFKLQPTCYEIKRGRALNLSISSSAFPAFNLNQGNPHLSDNFDLDNQTLTLTVLSGKNYPSRLKVDGVR
- a CDS encoding ComF family protein codes for the protein MINQFLSFFLQKNCPLCQRPSPQIICNYCEQKIKSEQRDLKECIIKIKDYQIIIWGKYDGYLKRAITDLKYNNKPELAKLLGTYLGKLWLNFYKNKLIEKYTVVPIPLHPKKIKIRGFNQAELIADGFCEITGFPHLPHLLSRVKNTEAMFSLTPSQRQANIHQAFTIGKDYHRFNRLSEVIIIDDIYTTGTTVEEAIKVLHTLQIKVQGLGALASSR
- a CDS encoding FHA domain-containing protein, which codes for MKMITCHQCGHQNQDYSKYCDNCGITISPLTESSALHPTPEIEKTELDIGLIFKPKSKKIAPSVDENAPTDLDNSLDKIAQIEIEKQKAVIAESKQTSHYLANNINLNNEPTIMEDLSTKINSEATVLETTPASFNLIHETSQKVFIIPLNQPIITVGRVNDEYKIDVDLSPLPHSDVISRRHFYLYVSSEGCYIEDAGSANGTFLNNQKLKKGGRALVKSGDSLILGRNNQLKFTFQMIN
- the lpxD gene encoding UDP-3-O-(3-hydroxymyristoyl)glucosamine N-acyltransferase yields the protein MKFSDLVAHLSPEAHSLTSHPEINPDITVIVPIEASNNPTSALSLSYIEGDKYKKMVTETTASALILPLDQELQAEATERGIAWLSSSYPRLIFAKTLNLFYQPYKPSPQIHLSALLADGVIVGENVSIGANVVIEKGVKIGDDVCIHPNVVIYPDCIIGNGTVLHSNCTIHERTQIGANCVIHSGAVVGAEGFGFVPIPDGWYKMPQTGCVILEDGVEIGCNSTIDRPAIGDTRLGKNTKLDNLVHIGHNCQIGANCAFAGQVGLAGGVKIGNRVILAGQVGIANQAVIGDGATATAQTGITHNVKAGDVVSGTPSLPHHLYLKVSAMTKYFPEMYKFFRQLEKGQREKGKVKS
- a CDS encoding TerD family protein; the encoded protein is MGISLQKGQRISLSKIAPSLVAGFIGLGWDVNATDTGADFDLDVSVFLLGDNEKLLSDKHFIFYNNLISPDADQSVKLLGDNRTGEGEGDDEGLIVDLRKVPTEVKKIVVTVTVYEADKRKQNFGQVRNAYFRLVDVQTKEEVLRYDLSEDFSVETAVIMAEVYNQGGEWRVNAVGSGFQGGLQTLLDRYN